CAATAGTTTGCGAGGAAAGTGACTTTTTCGCGAAAAAACGCGGCTGGAAAAGCGTTGGGATAGTTTAGCTACTTCCGTGGGTTCGCAAATCCGCGTAACGGTCTACTTGGCGAATAATTGTGTTCCTTGCGGAAGCATTGCAAAGAGTGGACCTCTTGGTTCTTTGAAAGTGCGATTATCTTCGCAAAGATAATCGATCATCCCACACCCGGAATTGAATGGCAGGATTATCAGAATCAAAATTTTAAGTCCACGCATTGATGAACCAATTCTTATCAGCCTCTCGCATAGCCTAGCACTTACAATAACTACGATTTTTACACTGTCAAGATCATACATTAATCATTCATCCCGGAACCACAACTTTTCCATCAACTTGTTTTGGGGCAAATGTTATACTCCTCCAACTCCAAAACCGCAGGCGGCCGTGAATCGAATTCATATCTGTTACCTGCGAACAATTTTCGCAACTCCTGATCGACAGAGACCGGATCGGAGAACGCGAAAGGGTGAAATCCGAAGCGAATTTGCGGTCGGATTTCTGATAACAGACGGCTCGCCCCCTGGAAAACTTCACGCTCGGCCCCTTCCACATCGATTTTCACAACCTGGGGACGAATCCCCTTCTCGGCAATAAAACCATCGAGCGAAATCGTCGGCACGGTAACCGTCAGATGTTTTTCCCCGTGTCTAACATGTTCTTCGACGGCGGCCTCGGAGATAGTAAAGCCACTTCCCACCGCTTTCGCGTCCTCTCCAAAAATATTGAAGGTAATGGTGCCGCCATGCACGGCCGCACAGGCCGCCGGGATAACGATTACGCGATCTTCAAAACCATTCGCGCGAATGTGTTTTCTTAAAAGAGCCAGATTCCCCTCCCCTGGCTCGATCGAATAGACCCGACCGGTCGGCCCGACCAGATGGGCTAACTCCAAGGTCATCTGCCCGACGTTTGCACCCACATCGATAACGGTATCGCCTGGCTTAACGACTTTTCGAAACCAATGAATGGTCTCAAATTCTTCATTGCCCCCACGCAAAGCGACGTCGAGATCCAGCTTCCAGATTCGGTCGTTCTGATGAGCTTTTACCAGTCGATCTGGACCGTATCGGAATCTCACCCATTTATGGAAGATCTTGCGGGAAAGAGTACGCAGTCCGGTACTATCCAACAAGGGGAGGAGGCGCCGTCGCCAGCGAAGTAGAGAATCTTCTTTCTTCGGTTCTTCTTCCGGCATGAATTCATCTCATTCTTCAAACAAATTTGGAGAGTTAGTTCTAATTGACACGCAGTTTCTCTGATTTTCTAGTCAATAATGAGATTTTTTTGCTACCGGATAATTGCTCCCCCGTAAAACTCGCAGCAGGCCTTTCGGTCGGAATCTCAGGCATAAGAGAAGGATCGACTCCGGAACATTTGACAAGATAAACTCGACCTCATGCCCCGCACCGCCCTTCCCGATGGCGTTTATTCGATTGCATTTCCATCGAAGTTCGGTTAAAAATAGCATTCCCGCCGCGAAAGTCTTTTTGCCAGTATTGAACCGACTCCGGAGAGTCTCGTGAATCTAACCCACTGTCTTTCTCGCCGAAGTTTCCTTCAAATTGGCAGCTTCGGACTGGGCGGATTCTGCCTTCCCCAACTCCTTCAAGCCGAAGCCAAAGCCGGGATCAATTCCTCACAGAAGTCGGTAATTCTGATCTACTTAGTCGGCGGCCCTCCTCATCAGGACATGTTCGATCTCAAGCCAAACGCCCCCTCGGAGATCGCCGGGCCCTGGAAACCGATCGCCACGAACGTGACCGGCATCCAGATCTGCGAAGCATTTCCGAAAATCGCCAAAATGATGGACAAGTTTACCATCATTCGTTCTCTCGTGGGGAATCAGGCCGAGCACGATGCCATTCAAGTTTTCAACGGGCGGCATGTCAAGACACCCAAACCCAGCGGCGGCTGGCCCCAATTCGGATCTGTAGTCGCCAAGCTGCAAGGCTCCAATGACTCGGTCGTTCCGCCTTATGTCAGCCTCTGTTACACCTGTTCGCATGGTCCGTACAACGAACCTGGTCCCGGCTTCCTGGGCCCATCGCTGGCTCCCTTCCGCCCTACTGGTCCGGCCCGCGAAGATATGACTCTGAAAAGCATCGACATCAGCCGTCTTGCGGACCGGAAAGAGATCTTAAAGAGCTTGGATACGACTCGCCGCGATGCCGATGCGAGTGGATCGATGGCCGCACTCGATTCGTTCAATCAGCAAGCCTTTGGACTGTTGACTTCTTCTCGATTGGCCACCGCCCTGGATATTTCGAAGGAAGACCCGAAGACGATTGCCCGCTATGGCACTGGCAATCCGAAGATTTTCATGGATAGCAACGGTGCTCCTCGGGTGCCGCAAAGCTTGTTGATGGCCCGACGACTCATCGAAGCCGGGGCTCGAGTGGTTACTCTGAATTACAGCAAATGGGATTGGCACGGCGGCAAAAACGCTGAAGGCCGGGCCGACAACTCGATTTTCACTCGAGAAAAAGAGGATTTCCCCATCTTCGATCAGTGCGTAAGTGCACTCGTGGAAGATTTACATCAGCGTGGCCTGAGTGACGATTGCACCGTAGTTATCATGGGAGAGTTTGGCCGGACTCCGAAGATCAGCGCCCAGGTCGGCCGCGATCACTGGCCTCAGGTCAATTGCGTTCTGATGGCCGGCGGCGGGATGAAAAACGGCCAAGTCATCGGTTCTACAGATCGCATTGCAGGGGAAGCCGCTTCCCGTCCCGTCACTTTCGGCGAATTGTACGCTACCCTTTATCGAAACTTGGGAATCGATGTCGGTGAGGCATCTATTCGCGATTTGACTGGCCGGCCGCAGTACCTGGTGGACGACAACGCCCAGCCGATCCGGGAGTTGGTGTAAAAGAGCGAGTAATTCGACCTAGCGTTGGGAATAAAGCCATCGTGAGATGAGCTAATTCTTACACCCCTCACTCCAACACTATTGTACGCAGCTTGGCGGCCTCCAGTTGCTTATTCAGCTTGGGCAGGTTCTGCGTCGAAAGCTCCTGCCAGATCATCATCAGCCTGGCGTAATTCTCTTCGACTTTCTTCACTGCCGTCAGAACCTGAGTCGTCGGCTTCACATCGGCTTCCTGAAGAACCCCCAGCAGAGATCCCATCTGCCCGCTGATCGAAGACAAAGTGGCCATTGTCGAATCGTCCTTCGCTCGACGGCCACCGCGACGCGGGGAATCGCCGCTATCGATCGAATTGGCTTTATCGATCATCGCTGTGATAGTCTCAATAAGTTTGGCATCATCGAGTTTCTTCTCCGAGAGCTCTTTGAGTTTTATCCGCAAAATTCGCAACAGTTTTTGAGTGGAAGCAATCTTCAAAACTCCATCGTAACAAATCATCGAAGCTTGATGCTGTTGCTGCAAATCTTCCGTCGGAGTTTTTACTCGGGGATCCATCTTAATCGTCAACGGCTGCGAATAAGTTTGGCCATTCGCTGTCAGCTTGACGGTATACTCCCCCGGATAAACCCAGGGGCCGCGCGGTTCTCCCGGAGTATTGCGAACGATGGCCGAGATCGGATAATTCTTCGGCCCTTCCAACGAAGCATAATGCAAATCCCAAATGAAGCGGTGCATTCCCACCTCGCTTGAGAGCATGTGGAAAGGCCGAATCCAATAGGGTGTAATTGCCAGACTCTTTTCATTGATCGGTTCTGCTTGGTCTTCGCTGGAAAATCGCCGCACCAGCTTGCTCTGAGCATCGAAAATCTCCAGTTTCACAGGCCCATTAGCTTTATCTTTCAAATAATAATTCAGGATCGCTCCATCCGGCGGGTTCTGCCCGGCCGGCTCTTCCGGAGGCAACGGCGTGTCGGTATTCACATTCCAACGAACGCGATGGGCCAGCTGCGGCTTAAACAACTTTGCCGGACTTTCCGCGATCGTTTTGTCGATCTGCCGCAACGGCGTGAGATCATCGAGAATCCAGAAAGAACGCCCGTGAGTCCCCACTACCAGATCATCCTGGTGCACGACCAGATCCCGCATCGAAGTGGCTGGCATGTTCAGGCGCAGGGATTGCCAATTTTCGCCATCGTCGAAAGAAACATGTATTGCCCGTTCGGTACCGCAGTAAAGCAGCCCTTTTCGCACCGGGTCTTCGCGAACGGCATTCACCGGAGCATTATCCGGAAGGCCCTTAACGATTTCCTGCCAAGTGGCCCCGTAATCGTGAGTGCGATAAATATGAGGCTTCTGATCGCTCAAGCGAATTCGATTTACAGCGGCATAAGCCGTCCCCGCGTCGAAACGCCCGGCATCAATAATCGAAATTTTCGACCAGGACGTTAACCCGGGCGGAGTAACATTCTTCCAATCTTTGCCGCCGTCTTTGGTGACATGAATGAGCCCATCATCCGTCCCGGCCCAAATCACGTTGGTCTCTTTGTAGGAGGGAGCTACCGTATAAATCACGCCACGCCGGGCCATTCGAGTAAGTTCGGGGGTACGGAAAACCCCAATGCTTTCGGGAACTTCCGGTTGTTCGCGCGTTAAGTCGGGACTGATGATCTCCCAGCTATTTCCGCCACTCGTCGTCTTGAAAATTACATTACCCGCGAAGTAGAGAGTGTGCGGATCGGTGGGAGCAAACAACACGGGTGCCGTGCGCAGGAAGCGATATTTTCCAGTCCGCAGCGCTTCAGGAGCGATATTTTGAACCTGCCCCGTTCTGCGATCGAACCTCGTGATTTTGCCGCCGTAGATCATGTTGGAATCGAGCGGATCGACGGCCACGTAGCCATATTCTTCGACGCCCACCGGATGCCAGTCCCGGAAGGTAATCTGACCATCCCGGCCTCGACTGCTGACACCGGCAGACCCACTCTCCTGCTGGCCGCCGTAGACCCAGTAGGGAAATTGATTATCGGTGCTCACGTGGTAGAACTGGGCAGTGGGTTGGTTGTACCAGGTACTCCAGCTTTCGCCGCCGTTGACGGTCACCACGGCCCCTTGGTCGGTCGCCAGCAGAATAATATGAGGATTGATTGGATTGATCCAGATGGTGTGGTAATCATCGCCGCCGGGTGCCCCTTTAATGCACGAGAAATTCTTGCCTCCTTCTGTGGAACGGTAGAGTCCCGTATTGGCGATATAGACCAGTTCTTTATTTTTCGGATCGGCCCGCACTTCAGCAAAATCACTGCCGCGACCCCAGATGCGGGGATCGGAATTCACCAGCTTCCAATTCTCCCCCGCATCATCGGAACGGTAGAGTCCGCCCGCTCGTGGAGCGTCGACTAACGCATACAGACATTTGCTGTCGCTGGGGCAGATCGAAATACCGATCCGACCGAGGCCTTGCTCGGCAGTCGGTAGACCTTTGGAGAGTTGTGTCCAGCTTTCGCCGCCATCGGTCGATTTGAACAGGCCGCTGTTGGTCCCCTGCCACGCCCCATTTTCCCAAGGCCCTTGACGGGCGGACCAAAGCACGCCGTAGACCGTTTGAGGATTCTCGGGGTCAAACGCGAGAGCAATCGCCCCGGTATTCTCGTCTTTGTAGAGCACCTTCTTCCAGCTTTTGCCGCCATCGAGCGAGCGGAAGATGCCGCGTTCGGTATTCGCCCCGTAAGGATGGCCAAGCACGGCCACAAAAAGTCGGTCGGGATTCTTGGGATCGACAATGATGGACGGAATCTGCTGACCGTCTTTCAGGCCGACATTTTCCCAGGTCTTTCCGCCGTTTTTGGATTTATAAATGCCATCGCCCGTGGAAAGGTCGGGACGTTGCAACCCCTCGCCACTCCCCACGTAGATAACCTCGGGATTCGAGGGAGCAATAACTAAAGTACCGATGGAACCGGTGGGCTGTTCATCGAAGATCGGCTTCCAGGTCAGGCC
The genomic region above belongs to Telmatocola sphagniphila and contains:
- a CDS encoding FkbM family methyltransferase; amino-acid sequence: MPEEEPKKEDSLLRWRRRLLPLLDSTGLRTLSRKIFHKWVRFRYGPDRLVKAHQNDRIWKLDLDVALRGGNEEFETIHWFRKVVKPGDTVIDVGANVGQMTLELAHLVGPTGRVYSIEPGEGNLALLRKHIRANGFEDRVIVIPAACAAVHGGTITFNIFGEDAKAVGSGFTISEAAVEEHVRHGEKHLTVTVPTISLDGFIAEKGIRPQVVKIDVEGAEREVFQGASRLLSEIRPQIRFGFHPFAFSDPVSVDQELRKLFAGNRYEFDSRPPAVLELEEYNICPKTS
- a CDS encoding DUF1501 domain-containing protein yields the protein MNLTHCLSRRSFLQIGSFGLGGFCLPQLLQAEAKAGINSSQKSVILIYLVGGPPHQDMFDLKPNAPSEIAGPWKPIATNVTGIQICEAFPKIAKMMDKFTIIRSLVGNQAEHDAIQVFNGRHVKTPKPSGGWPQFGSVVAKLQGSNDSVVPPYVSLCYTCSHGPYNEPGPGFLGPSLAPFRPTGPAREDMTLKSIDISRLADRKEILKSLDTTRRDADASGSMAALDSFNQQAFGLLTSSRLATALDISKEDPKTIARYGTGNPKIFMDSNGAPRVPQSLLMARRLIEAGARVVTLNYSKWDWHGGKNAEGRADNSIFTREKEDFPIFDQCVSALVEDLHQRGLSDDCTVVIMGEFGRTPKISAQVGRDHWPQVNCVLMAGGGMKNGQVIGSTDRIAGEAASRPVTFGELYATLYRNLGIDVGEASIRDLTGRPQYLVDDNAQPIRELV
- a CDS encoding VPS10 domain-containing protein; translation: MKVTIRFAILGILLLLATSPLPAQPYPTSTYQEMKWRMIGPFRGGRTVGAAGIPTQPNVFYIGVNNGGVWKTNDYGLTWKPIFDEQPTGSIGTLVIAPSNPEVIYVGSGEGLQRPDLSTGDGIYKSKNGGKTWENVGLKDGQQIPSIIVDPKNPDRLFVAVLGHPYGANTERGIFRSLDGGKSWKKVLYKDENTGAIALAFDPENPQTVYGVLWSARQGPWENGAWQGTNSGLFKSTDGGESWTQLSKGLPTAEQGLGRIGISICPSDSKCLYALVDAPRAGGLYRSDDAGENWKLVNSDPRIWGRGSDFAEVRADPKNKELVYIANTGLYRSTEGGKNFSCIKGAPGGDDYHTIWINPINPHIILLATDQGAVVTVNGGESWSTWYNQPTAQFYHVSTDNQFPYWVYGGQQESGSAGVSSRGRDGQITFRDWHPVGVEEYGYVAVDPLDSNMIYGGKITRFDRRTGQVQNIAPEALRTGKYRFLRTAPVLFAPTDPHTLYFAGNVIFKTTSGGNSWEIISPDLTREQPEVPESIGVFRTPELTRMARRGVIYTVAPSYKETNVIWAGTDDGLIHVTKDGGKDWKNVTPPGLTSWSKISIIDAGRFDAGTAYAAVNRIRLSDQKPHIYRTHDYGATWQEIVKGLPDNAPVNAVREDPVRKGLLYCGTERAIHVSFDDGENWQSLRLNMPATSMRDLVVHQDDLVVGTHGRSFWILDDLTPLRQIDKTIAESPAKLFKPQLAHRVRWNVNTDTPLPPEEPAGQNPPDGAILNYYLKDKANGPVKLEIFDAQSKLVRRFSSEDQAEPINEKSLAITPYWIRPFHMLSSEVGMHRFIWDLHYASLEGPKNYPISAIVRNTPGEPRGPWVYPGEYTVKLTANGQTYSQPLTIKMDPRVKTPTEDLQQQHQASMICYDGVLKIASTQKLLRILRIKLKELSEKKLDDAKLIETITAMIDKANSIDSGDSPRRGGRRAKDDSTMATLSSISGQMGSLLGVLQEADVKPTTQVLTAVKKVEENYARLMMIWQELSTQNLPKLNKQLEAAKLRTIVLE